TCCTCGACCTTGCGGTCGATGATGTCGCCCATGCGCAAAAGTTCGACGAAGGTTTCCAGGGACTCCTTGAGCCGGCGCCGCGGCATGCCGTGCAGTTCACCGAAGAAGACGAGTTCGTCCCGGACGCGCATGCGGGGGTAGAGTCCCCGTTCCTCAGGAAGGTAGCCGAACGCCGTGTACGGCAGCGCCTCCACCGGCTGCCCTTCCCAGGTGATGCGGCCCGCATCGGGCCGCACGATGCGCAAGATGGCGCGCATCGTGGTGGTCTTGCCCGCGCCGTTCGGGCCGATGAGGCCGAAGACAGCCCCCTTCGGCACCCTGAGCGTGACGTTTTCGAGGGCCTGCACCGCGCCGAAGCGCTTGGCCACGCCCTCGACTGCGAGACCCATCCCCTTCTCCCTTCACCCGAAGCGACCCGTCACGTACGCCTCCGTTCGCTCGTCGGTGGGGTTGGTGAAGATCGCCTCCGTCGGGCCGTACTCCACCAGTTCCCCGAGCAGCATGAAGGCCGTGTAGTCGCTGACCCGGGCCGCCTGCTGCATGTTGTGCGTGACGATGACGATGGTGTAAGTTCGCCGAAGTTCGGTGATCAACTCTTCCACCTTGCCCGCCGAGATGGGGTCGAGCGCCGACGTCGCCTCGTCCATCAGCAGCACCTCGGGCTCGACGGCCAGGGCCCTCGCGACGCACAGCCGCTGCTGCTGGCCCCCGGAGAGGTTTGTGGCGCTATCGTCCAGCCGGTCCTTCACCTCGTCCCAAAGCGCCGCCATCCGCAGGCTGCGTTCCACCACCTCAGCGAGCACCCGGCGGTCCCGCACCCCCATCAGCTTGAGGCCGGACGCCACGTTATCGAAGATGGACATGGTCGGGAAGGGGTTGGGCTTCTGAAACACCATGCCCACCCGGCGGCGCACCTCCACAGGGTCCACCCGGGGGTCGTAGATGTTCTGGCCGTTGAGGAGCACCCTCCCGGAAACCCGGGCGCCCGGCACCACCTCGTGCAGGCGGTTGAAGCAGCGGATCAGCGTCGACTTGCCGCAGCCGGACGGGCCGATAATGGCCGTTACCGCCCGG
The Bacillota bacterium genome window above contains:
- the pstB gene encoding phosphate ABC transporter ATP-binding protein PstB; amino-acid sequence: MAAEELYAWYGTTQALRSVTLPIRSRAVTAIIGPSGCGKSTLIRCFNRLHEVVPGARVSGRVLLNGQNIYDPRVDPVEVRRRVGMVFQKPNPFPTMSIFDNVASGLKLMGVRDRRVLAEVVERSLRMAALWDEVKDRLDDSATNLSGGQQQRLCVARALAVEPEVLLMDEATSALDPISAGKVEELITELRRTYTIVIVTHNMQQAARVSDYTAFMLLGELVEYGPTEAIFTNPTDERTEAYVTGRFG